From the Paenibacillus tianjinensis genome, the window ACCCTTCCCTGTACAAGGGAGACGTAAGAGTGGCACAGGCAGGCAAACCAGGCGCGATCATCCAGCATATCGAAAAGACTTATCAGGACGGTAAGCTGGTATCCATGAGCATGGTCGGCAAGGAAGTTCAGACGGTTACCAAAGACAAGGTTATTGCCGTTGGAACTAAGGCACTTCCCAAAGCAACTGTAGCTGCAGCAACTTCCACCAAAAAAACTACCTCCAGTTCAGCCAAAACTACTGCAGCAAGCAACGTCGTGCACAAGGCAGGCGTAGATTTTGAGTATAAGAGAATGATCAAAAATGTCTCCATGACCGCTTATTCTTCCGAAGAGCCGGGAATTGGAACAAAAACAGCTTCCGGAACACGCGTAACGGAAGGCCGTACTATTGCTGTTGATCCAGATGTAATACCTATCGGCTGGTGGGTGTACATTGAGGGATTAGGGTTTCGCCGTGCAGAGGATACAGGCGGTGCCATCCAAGGCAACAAGATCGATGTATACTACGATTCACTGAGTAACGCCCGTAATTTCGGCCGGAAATCCCGTACGATCTATGTGATCGGACCTGTGAAGCCGGAGCTGAATTAAGGCGGCTGTATTTTGCAAATTAGTGATTAATACGATATAGTGAGGGTAGCACTTTACGAACGGTCTAGCTCATCACTTATACATTCTTTAGCCAAAAAGAAGAGGAGCGAATCCTCTTCTTTTTGTGTTGCACCTGGAAGGAGCGTAACGATGATCAAGGAATTAATTGTGGTGGAAGGCAAAAGTGATACGGTAGCCGTTAAACGGGCGGTAGAGGCCGATACGATAGAGACGGGCGGATCCGCAGTAGACCGCAAGGTCATTGCCAAAATTGCGCTGGCGATGGAGCGCAGAGGGGTTATAATCCTTACGGATCCTGACCATGCTGGAGAACGCATACGCAAGATTGTATCGTCCAAGGTACCGGGCTGCAAGCATGCCTTTATACCGGAGAAGGATGCTACCCGAAGAGGCGATATCGGTGTAGAGAATGCTTCGCCAGAAGCGATCCGCCATGCACTTGAGCATGTGCATACGTCCTTTGAGGGGGCACCGGCTCTAATCGGGCTTGATGATCTGATGGCAGCCGGAATGCTGGTGCATCCGGCAGCGGCAGAACGGAGAATGGCACTCGGCAATGCGCTGGGCATTGGCTACTGTAACGGCAAGCAGCTTTTCAAGCGGCTGGCGATGTTTGGTATTACGCGGGAGGAATTCGAAGCAGCCCTCGCGCAAATTGATCAGGGAGGCATTACTACATGAGCGGACATGAGAACATCTCATCCCCAACACGGACTAAGGAAATCATTCAGCGCTACGGATTTTCGTTCAAAAAAAGCTTGGGTCAGAACTTTCTGATCGACCAGAATATTCTGGATAAAATTGTTGAAGCCGCGGGGCTTAGCGCTTCGTCAGGCGCTTTGGAGATCGGCCCGGGTATTGGCGCGTTAACGGAGCGGCTCGCCATGGAGGCAGGGGCGGTTACTGCGGTAGAAATTGACCGTCGTCTGATCCCGATCCTGCGGGATGTGCTGGCTGCTTATCCGCATGTCAAGGTGCGCAATGATGATGTGCTGAAAGTGAATCTGCAGGAGCTGTTTGCTGAAGATTTCGCTTCCGTGGAGAAAGTTAGTGTTGTGGCCAATTTGCCGTATTATGTGACGACGCCTATCCTCATGAAACTGCTGGAGGAGAAGCTTCCGCTTGATAATATTGTCGTCATGATCCAGAAGGAGGTTGCCGAGCGTATGGCGGCTTCCCCGGGCGGCAAGGAATATGGCAGCTTAAGCATTGCCGTGCAATATTACAGCGAGCCTGAGCTGGTCTGCATTGTACCGCGCACAGTGTTTATTCCCCAGCCGAATGTGGAGTCGGCGGTTATCCGCTTGAAGGTGCGGGAGCGTCCGCCGGTTGAGGTGGCCGATGAGAAGCATTTCTTTGAAGTGGTGCAGGCTTCGTTCACACAGCGGCGTAAGACGATTGCCAACAACCTTAAAGCCCGCTTCTTCCCGGGTGAAGGCAGGGAGCGTCTGGAGGCGCTACTGGCTGAGGCTGAAATAGAGCCAACACGCCGGGGGGAGACGCTTAGTATCGCCGAATATGCACGGCTAAGCGCTGTGCTGCTGGCTGCAGGAATTGCATAGGCTGATCTGCCGCAAAGCCTGATGTATTTTGAAAATGCGCCTGTTTATGAACCAACCGTGACCTTTGCCCATACGATGGGGGTAGAGGTGGTGTTGTAATGAACTTAGGAGACTTGGTCGTTCGAAAATCATATGGCGGAGATGTGACTTTCCGGGTAGAAAACATAGTGCAGAACGCAGCCGTAATTAAAGGCACAGAATTTCGCTTGCTCGCGGATTCTCCCCTGGACGATTTGATTCAGGTGCCTCCAAGCCGAATTACGGAGCGGGGACAACAGGCACAGATCAAAGCCAAAGAATCGTTAACAAGGCTGCGCAAGGACCGGCAGGAGCAGAGCCAGCGCAGCGGGGAGAGTGCATTAGGCGGCTGGCCGCAGGCTCCCAAGGAAGCGCCCTATTTCGAGGTGCCCGGCAAGGTCCTGCACCTGGACGGCGACGCGCTTTATTTGAGCAAAAGTCTGAGCTTATATGAACAGCTCCGGATTCCGGCAGAAGGTCATCATGTCCATGAATCCAAAATGGCGGAGACGTTGTACCGGCTCCTTCCCCGTGTCCGTCCAGATATTGTAGTGATTACGGGCCATGACGGTGTGCTGAAGCAGTCAAATACTTATGATTTATACAGCCTGAACAGCTACAAAAATTCGCAGAATTTTGTGGCAGCGATCCGGGTGGCCCGGGAGTATGAGAAGAATTTCGATGCTCTGACGATTGTAGCGGGGGCCTGCCAGTCGCATTTCGAGGCCCTTCTGGGGACGGGTGCAAACTTTGCCAGTTCTCCGGGAAGGATTCTGATCCATGCACTGGACCCTGTGTATATCGCCGCCAAGGCATCTTTCACCTCCATCCGCGATACCGTGAATCTGGGGGATGTGCTAAACCATACCATCAGCGGCAATCAGGGAATGGGCGGAATCGAGACCAGGGGCAGCTTCCGGATTGGCATGCCGCGTCTGCAGAATCTGTCCACATTAAAGGTTACGCCTTCGGCTGTGTAGTAATAATTTATGGAATGACAGGAAGACAAGAGGGGAAGGATAAGCTTAATGCTGTCCTTCTCTCTTTGTTATACCCGTAGCGGACATGCAGTCTGCCGTTACCTGCCGGCACATCTGTTGCCGATAACAAGGGTGATTCACCGGGACTCTACTCTTCTAAAAAAATTCCGTTGACAACTATTTTAGCATCATCTATAATTATTTATTTGCTTTGACAAAGTTTGTGAAAAGTTGTATAATGGACAAGGAAAGAGGTGGTCGTCAGGCAATGGCTAATAACGCGCTGTTGGAAATTAAACGCAGTCTCGAAGCTCACGTCGGTCATAAGATCACGTTACGGGCTAACGGTGGTCGTCGTAAAACCGTGGAACGTACCGGTGTCCTGGAAGAAACGTACCCTTCTGTATTTATTGTCAAACTGGATCAGGAGCAGCAAACCTTCAAGCGTGTCTCCTATAGCTATGCCGATATACTTACCGAATCTGTGGAAATCACAGTTTGTGAAGATGATGGGCAGATGCGGATTATGTATATTAAAGCTTAAGTATCACAGGGCAGCCTTCCGGATGGAGGCTGCTTTTTTATTTTGAATTTCTTTGCGGGGTTTGAATTGTCCCGAATGGCCAGCAGCCTGCAGCAGCATACTATAGGGGCAATAAGCTCATCATCTATTACCGCAAGGGAGGAATTTCAGCACATGAGCCGAAGAAGACGAGGCATGATGTCCGAAGAACTGAAAACGGAGCTGGCCAAGGAGCTTGGCTTCTACGAAACGGTGGAACGGGACGGCTGGGGTGGAATCCGGGCTGCCGGGAATATGGTGAAGCGGGCCATTCAGCTTGCCGAGCAGGCTGCAAGGAAGTCACAGCTGTAGAGCGCAGGCTAGAAGAGGGTGGCAAAGGGGGGACCGTCCTTGAGGCGGGGCTCCCTTTTTTACTTATGAAATAAGAATTTATAAGCCATAAAGTATCCATCTTTATCTCACAGAACTTTTGATCATGGACTTCGTTACAAGTTTCTCATATAATATGTTAAGTTGTTTTTACGGGAAAAGCTGAAGGTGGGTGAACGCCTTGAAAATGTATGAAAAAGCGCCGGCCAAGATCAATTTGATGCTGGATGTGCTTCACAAGCGCGCTGACGGTTTTCATGAGGTGGAAATGATTATGACCATGGTCGATCTCGCAGACCGTCTGGAGTTATCGGAGCTGAAGCGGGATTCGATTATAATATCAAGCCAGGCGGGATATATTCCGCTGGATGAGAAGAACTTGGCCTTTCAGGCAGCCAGGCTTATTAAAGACCGCTATAATGTGAAGAGCGGAGTACATATCCACCTGGATAAAAGAATTCCGGTCGCTGCCGGCCTGGCTGGCGGCAGCAGTGATGCCGCGGCTACGCTGCGCGGCCTGAACCGGCTCTGGCGCCTGAATATCCCGGCGCAGGAGCTGCAGGAACTGGGCGCCGAGCTGGGCTCGGACGTACCGTTCTGCGTTACAGGCGGGACTGCCCTTGCTACGGGCAGGGGAGAGCGGCTGACGCCGATCGAGAATCCGCCGCAGTGCTGGGTCGTCCTGGCGAAGCCGCCGATCAATGTCTCGACGGCTGAAGTGTACGGACGTGTACGGGCCAATCAGATTGCCGTGCATCCGTCGGCGCAGCGCATGCAGGAAGCTATCGAAGCAGGCGATTTCGGGGCGGTGTGTGCGAACCTTGGCAACGTGCTGGAGGATGTGACCCTGAAGCTGTATCCGGAGGTCCAGCAGCTGAAGGAAGCCATGGTGAAGCTCGGCGCGGACGGGGTGCTGATGTCCGGCAGCGGACCTACTGTATTCGGGCTGGTCTCCAAGCAGTCTAAGGTTGCGAGAATTTACAACGGGCTGCGCGGGTTCTGCAAGGAAGTCTATGCTGTACGCTCTTTGAGCTAAACGCTAT encodes:
- a CDS encoding 3D domain-containing protein; translated protein: MGVFQPEVSHDSQSSSRSFALRWKQVNPRVLSLAGVVSIVIALLILLYVHGQGNKVINLVIDGEVLTLETREALLSDVLAKEQISLLPHDEVSIGLSDEIQDGDRVVITRAQKLTLTADGTTKTLYTTEDKLGEAIQKLGYSLESNDKIFPSLETAVSPGMEVKIVRVTKQMVERTVSLPFRVIKTADPSLYKGDVRVAQAGKPGAIIQHIEKTYQDGKLVSMSMVGKEVQTVTKDKVIAVGTKALPKATVAAATSTKKTTSSSAKTTAASNVVHKAGVDFEYKRMIKNVSMTAYSSEEPGIGTKTASGTRVTEGRTIAVDPDVIPIGWWVYIEGLGFRRAEDTGGAIQGNKIDVYYDSLSNARNFGRKSRTIYVIGPVKPELN
- the rnmV gene encoding ribonuclease M5; protein product: MIKELIVVEGKSDTVAVKRAVEADTIETGGSAVDRKVIAKIALAMERRGVIILTDPDHAGERIRKIVSSKVPGCKHAFIPEKDATRRGDIGVENASPEAIRHALEHVHTSFEGAPALIGLDDLMAAGMLVHPAAAERRMALGNALGIGYCNGKQLFKRLAMFGITREEFEAALAQIDQGGITT
- the rsmA gene encoding 16S rRNA (adenine(1518)-N(6)/adenine(1519)-N(6))-dimethyltransferase RsmA, with amino-acid sequence MSGHENISSPTRTKEIIQRYGFSFKKSLGQNFLIDQNILDKIVEAAGLSASSGALEIGPGIGALTERLAMEAGAVTAVEIDRRLIPILRDVLAAYPHVKVRNDDVLKVNLQELFAEDFASVEKVSVVANLPYYVTTPILMKLLEEKLPLDNIVVMIQKEVAERMAASPGGKEYGSLSIAVQYYSEPELVCIVPRTVFIPQPNVESAVIRLKVRERPPVEVADEKHFFEVVQASFTQRRKTIANNLKARFFPGEGRERLEALLAEAEIEPTRRGETLSIAEYARLSAVLLAAGIA
- the yabG gene encoding sporulation peptidase YabG is translated as MNLGDLVVRKSYGGDVTFRVENIVQNAAVIKGTEFRLLADSPLDDLIQVPPSRITERGQQAQIKAKESLTRLRKDRQEQSQRSGESALGGWPQAPKEAPYFEVPGKVLHLDGDALYLSKSLSLYEQLRIPAEGHHVHESKMAETLYRLLPRVRPDIVVITGHDGVLKQSNTYDLYSLNSYKNSQNFVAAIRVAREYEKNFDALTIVAGACQSHFEALLGTGANFASSPGRILIHALDPVYIAAKASFTSIRDTVNLGDVLNHTISGNQGMGGIETRGSFRIGMPRLQNLSTLKVTPSAV
- the veg gene encoding biofilm formation stimulator Veg, which encodes MANNALLEIKRSLEAHVGHKITLRANGGRRKTVERTGVLEETYPSVFIVKLDQEQQTFKRVSYSYADILTESVEITVCEDDGQMRIMYIKA
- a CDS encoding protein sspF; translation: MSRRRRGMMSEELKTELAKELGFYETVERDGWGGIRAAGNMVKRAIQLAEQAARKSQL
- the ispE gene encoding 4-(cytidine 5'-diphospho)-2-C-methyl-D-erythritol kinase, encoding MKMYEKAPAKINLMLDVLHKRADGFHEVEMIMTMVDLADRLELSELKRDSIIISSQAGYIPLDEKNLAFQAARLIKDRYNVKSGVHIHLDKRIPVAAGLAGGSSDAAATLRGLNRLWRLNIPAQELQELGAELGSDVPFCVTGGTALATGRGERLTPIENPPQCWVVLAKPPINVSTAEVYGRVRANQIAVHPSAQRMQEAIEAGDFGAVCANLGNVLEDVTLKLYPEVQQLKEAMVKLGADGVLMSGSGPTVFGLVSKQSKVARIYNGLRGFCKEVYAVRSLS